Proteins encoded together in one Anopheles darlingi chromosome 3, idAnoDarlMG_H_01, whole genome shotgun sequence window:
- the LOC125953619 gene encoding mediator of RNA polymerase II transcription subunit 19 isoform X2: MFNNYGNAITPDQFRKVEQYSPKSSPRAGGAGGRSPVVSRQDSSGTLKTTIQLGKNPSILHSGPFYLMKEPPGEGELTGATNLMAHYGLEHSYSKFSGKKVKEQLSSFLPNLPGVIDGPGHLDNSSLRSVIEKPPIVGKELLPLTSVQLAGFRLHPGPLPEQYKLLKTTPTRKHKNKHKKHKHKDGVAPPEQSALEAAGLDTHEKKHKKQKRHEDDKERKKRKKEKKRKKQRHSPEHPGGGAASVPPQTQVY; this comes from the exons ATGTTCAACAATTACGGCAACGCGATCACGCCGGACCAGTTCCGGAAGGTGGAGCAGTACTCGCCAAAATCTTCTCCGAGGGCGGGAGGGGCGGGTGGCCGATCGCCCGTCGTTTCACGGCAGGACTCGTCGGGCACGCTCAAGACCACCATACAGCTGGGCAAAAACCCATCGATACTGCACAGTGGACCATTTTACTTAATGAAGGAACCTCCAG GCGAAGGGGAACTGACCGGGGCCACCAACCTGATGGCACATTATGGGCTGGAGCATTCGTATAGTAAATTTAGCGGTAAAAAGGTGAAGGAGCAGCTATCATCATTTCTCCCGAATTTACCTGGCGTCATCGACGGACCAGGACATCTC GATAATAGTTCTCTTCGGAGTGTGATTGAAAAACCACCGATCGTGGGCAAAGAACTGCTTCCACTGACCAGTGTACAGCTGGCTGGATTCCGCCTGCATCCAGGACCG CTTCCGGAGCAGTACAAACTACTGAAGACCACACCAACTAGAAAGCATAAGAATAAGCataagaaacacaaacacaaggaCGGCGTGGCACCGCCGGAGCAGTCCGCGCTGGAAGCGGCCGGGCTCGATACGCacgagaagaagcacaaaaagcagaaaagacACGAGGACGACAAGGAGCGCaagaagcggaaaaaggagaaaaagcgcaaaaaacaGCGCCACAGTCCGGAACATCCCGGTGGCGGAGCGGCCTCGGTGCCTCCACAAACGCAAGTCTATTAA
- the LOC125953619 gene encoding mediator of RNA polymerase II transcription subunit 19 isoform X1, protein MFNNYGNAITPDQFRKVEQYSPKSSPRAGGAGGRSPVVSRQDSSGTLKTTIQLGKNPSILHSGPFYLMKEPPGKGEGELTGATNLMAHYGLEHSYSKFSGKKVKEQLSSFLPNLPGVIDGPGHLDNSSLRSVIEKPPIVGKELLPLTSVQLAGFRLHPGPLPEQYKLLKTTPTRKHKNKHKKHKHKDGVAPPEQSALEAAGLDTHEKKHKKQKRHEDDKERKKRKKEKKRKKQRHSPEHPGGGAASVPPQTQVY, encoded by the exons ATGTTCAACAATTACGGCAACGCGATCACGCCGGACCAGTTCCGGAAGGTGGAGCAGTACTCGCCAAAATCTTCTCCGAGGGCGGGAGGGGCGGGTGGCCGATCGCCCGTCGTTTCACGGCAGGACTCGTCGGGCACGCTCAAGACCACCATACAGCTGGGCAAAAACCCATCGATACTGCACAGTGGACCATTTTACTTAATGAAGGAACCTCCAGGTAAAG GCGAAGGGGAACTGACCGGGGCCACCAACCTGATGGCACATTATGGGCTGGAGCATTCGTATAGTAAATTTAGCGGTAAAAAGGTGAAGGAGCAGCTATCATCATTTCTCCCGAATTTACCTGGCGTCATCGACGGACCAGGACATCTC GATAATAGTTCTCTTCGGAGTGTGATTGAAAAACCACCGATCGTGGGCAAAGAACTGCTTCCACTGACCAGTGTACAGCTGGCTGGATTCCGCCTGCATCCAGGACCG CTTCCGGAGCAGTACAAACTACTGAAGACCACACCAACTAGAAAGCATAAGAATAAGCataagaaacacaaacacaaggaCGGCGTGGCACCGCCGGAGCAGTCCGCGCTGGAAGCGGCCGGGCTCGATACGCacgagaagaagcacaaaaagcagaaaagacACGAGGACGACAAGGAGCGCaagaagcggaaaaaggagaaaaagcgcaaaaaacaGCGCCACAGTCCGGAACATCCCGGTGGCGGAGCGGCCTCGGTGCCTCCACAAACGCAAGTCTATTAA